In Cloacibacterium caeni, a single window of DNA contains:
- a CDS encoding hydrogenase small subunit, whose product MGTKTSTNETYLQSIERQGYSRRDFMKFVAFIGAYMGIESSALGQVAKALATTPRLPVIWEHFQECTCCSESFIRSDHPIVADIILDKISLDYTLTLMAASGHQAEAAKKSTMEKYKGKYILCVEGSVPLGDDGNYCVIAGRTAIDILKESAKDAAAIIAWGSCATTGCVQAAKPNPTGAVPINKIITDKPIINVPGCPPIGEVMAGVIVHYVAFGKLPELDAAGRPKAFYSKRVHDSCYRRPYFDAGLFVESFDDENAKKGYCLYKVGCKGPSTYNTCGNMKWNGGISYPIQSGHGCLGCSADKFWDAADSFYSRDISAIGGFAESNADTVGKVALGGVVAGAAIHAVASNISKRKDLERRIKEAEESEKKLAKDKI is encoded by the coding sequence ATGGGGACTAAAACTTCAACCAATGAAACTTATCTTCAGAGTATTGAGAGACAAGGATATTCTAGAAGAGATTTCATGAAATTTGTTGCTTTCATTGGCGCATACATGGGTATCGAAAGTTCAGCTCTTGGTCAAGTAGCCAAAGCATTAGCTACTACACCAAGATTACCTGTAATATGGGAACATTTCCAAGAATGTACCTGTTGCAGTGAGTCTTTTATCCGTTCAGACCATCCTATCGTAGCGGATATAATTCTTGATAAGATTTCATTAGATTACACTTTAACATTGATGGCGGCAAGTGGTCATCAAGCAGAAGCTGCGAAAAAATCTACGATGGAGAAATACAAAGGAAAATATATTCTTTGTGTAGAAGGTTCTGTTCCACTAGGAGATGATGGTAATTATTGTGTAATTGCAGGAAGAACAGCTATAGATATTCTAAAAGAGTCTGCTAAAGACGCTGCTGCTATCATAGCATGGGGAAGCTGTGCAACTACAGGTTGTGTACAAGCAGCAAAACCTAATCCTACTGGTGCGGTTCCTATTAATAAAATTATTACAGATAAACCAATTATCAATGTTCCAGGATGTCCGCCAATTGGTGAGGTAATGGCTGGAGTGATTGTACATTATGTAGCATTTGGTAAATTACCAGAATTAGATGCTGCAGGAAGACCAAAAGCTTTCTATTCTAAACGTGTACACGATAGTTGCTACAGAAGACCTTATTTTGATGCAGGTCTATTCGTAGAAAGTTTCGATGACGAAAATGCTAAAAAAGGATATTGTCTATATAAAGTAGGCTGTAAAGGACCATCTACTTATAATACCTGTGGTAATATGAAATGGAATGGTGGTATCTCTTACCCAATTCAGTCTGGTCACGGATGTCTAGGTTGTAGTGCAGATAAATTCTGGGATGCAGCAGATAGTTTCTATTCTAGAGACATTTCTGCAATAGGCGGTTTCGCAGAGAGCAATGCTGATACTGTTGGTAAAGTTGCTCTTGGTGGTGTAGTTGCCGGAGCTGCAATACATGCCGTAGCTTCTAATATTTCTAAGAGAAAAGATTTAGAAAGAAGAATAAAAGAAGCAGAAGAAAGTGAAAAAAAATTAGCTAAAGACAAGATTTAA
- a CDS encoding FKBP-type peptidyl-prolyl cis-trans isomerase produces the protein MDIYDLLGKIDHTEDEDKVSYSAGVVMAMSLKDMGFEDIKYDDFTEGMKTVFNNEMGKISPKKSIDIFNNYVLLLRGEMLQKNADEGQAFLEKNKENPKITELESGLQYEILVEGNGEIPKITDEVEVEYEGYLLDKQVFDSTRDVGAQVFRISEMIEGWKEVLTKMQEGSRWKVYIPPHLAYGENGAPPMIQPNATLVFVIELNKIM, from the coding sequence ATGGACATTTACGATTTATTAGGAAAAATAGACCACACCGAAGACGAAGACAAAGTTTCTTATTCTGCTGGTGTGGTAATGGCGATGAGCTTGAAAGATATGGGCTTTGAAGATATTAAATATGATGATTTTACGGAGGGAATGAAAACTGTTTTCAATAATGAGATGGGAAAAATTTCGCCAAAAAAATCTATTGATATCTTCAACAATTATGTGCTGTTGCTTCGTGGCGAAATGTTGCAAAAAAATGCAGATGAAGGACAAGCTTTTCTCGAAAAAAATAAAGAAAATCCTAAAATTACAGAATTAGAAAGCGGTTTGCAATACGAAATTTTGGTAGAAGGAAACGGAGAAATTCCAAAAATAACCGATGAGGTAGAAGTAGAATATGAAGGTTATTTGCTAGATAAGCAGGTTTTTGATTCTACTAGAGATGTAGGTGCGCAAGTTTTTAGAATTTCAGAAATGATAGAAGGATGGAAAGAAGTGTTGACTAAAATGCAAGAAGGTTCTCGTTGGAAAGTGTATATTCCGCCACATTTAGCTTACGGAGAAAACGGAGCGCCACCAATGATTCAACCGAATGCAACTTTGGTTTTTGTGATAGAACTGAATAAAATCATGTAA
- the hypF gene encoding carbamoyltransferase HypF, with product MISYEIHISGRVQGVGFRPFIFNLAEEFGLKGYVSNDELGVIIVCQGENSEQFFNDIHHRKPKSSEIIFSEIKEIETAEIFDRFFIKPTEKNIVVDIPLTPDFATCESCETELFDEKNPRYFYPFTTCTQCGPRYSITKKFPFERENTAIEVFKMCPNCLAEYKNPDDVRFHSQTNSCPNCGIQIWLKGNQGNKFKGSNKEIFEKLAKELSKGKIVALKNTAGYLLMCDATNSAAVSELRKRKRRPTKPFAVLFSGISTMQEYLEVSELQIQHFKSSESPIIVTKIKEVKDLAIEEISPNMNSVGAMFPYSGTLKLISKTFGKPLIATSGNFHGSPICSTTEEAEQILGKIADYFLHNTLEIQHPQDDSVIKFSPKHQQKIVFRRSRGFAPNYFFAEELSELNKEKNKILCLGGDLKNTFAVVPNNHVYISEFIGDLANFETYERFENTVKSYQKIFNFEPNLILSDLHPKYENQKIIKNLWKSAESVGNNKIQHHKAHFASILGEKKLWKKDKVLGIIWDGIGFGTSTEIWGGEFFLFENQKMERVAQLENFAWILGNKMSKSPKISALSISENNEDLKFAFDENEWKIYTNLIEKSEVKTSSMGRFFDAVAFVLGYEKNIFFEGESAMWLEKISQEKFPTDFTDFHRLKDYLKNDEFENIPTKKLFSKILEEKKSGKSAGEIGLNFHFTLIKAIEKIAQRFAVKEITFSGGVWQNALLVDLAIEFLGDKFELHFHEILSPNDENISFGQLNYYLNLK from the coding sequence ATGATATCATACGAAATACATATTTCAGGGCGAGTTCAAGGAGTGGGTTTTCGTCCTTTTATTTTCAATTTGGCTGAAGAATTCGGACTAAAAGGCTACGTTTCGAATGACGAGTTGGGCGTAATTATTGTTTGTCAAGGTGAAAATTCTGAGCAATTTTTTAATGATATTCATCACAGAAAACCGAAATCTTCTGAAATCATTTTTTCTGAAATCAAAGAAATTGAAACAGCAGAAATTTTTGATAGATTTTTCATCAAACCTACCGAAAAAAACATTGTGGTAGATATTCCGTTAACGCCTGATTTTGCAACTTGCGAATCTTGTGAAACTGAACTTTTTGATGAGAAAAATCCTCGTTATTTTTACCCTTTTACCACTTGCACACAATGCGGACCGAGATATTCTATAACCAAAAAATTCCCTTTCGAAAGGGAAAATACAGCGATTGAAGTTTTCAAAATGTGCCCGAATTGTTTAGCAGAATATAAAAATCCAGATGATGTAAGATTTCATTCTCAAACCAATTCTTGTCCGAATTGTGGTATTCAAATTTGGTTAAAAGGCAACCAAGGAAACAAATTCAAAGGCTCCAACAAAGAAATTTTTGAAAAATTAGCCAAAGAATTATCCAAAGGAAAAATCGTAGCGCTCAAAAATACAGCAGGTTATTTATTGATGTGTGATGCCACCAATTCAGCAGCCGTTTCAGAGTTGAGAAAAAGAAAACGCAGACCTACGAAACCTTTCGCCGTTTTATTTTCTGGAATCTCAACAATGCAGGAATATTTAGAGGTGTCAGAACTGCAAATTCAGCATTTTAAATCCTCTGAAAGTCCTATAATTGTTACTAAAATTAAGGAGGTAAAAGATTTGGCAATTGAAGAGATTTCACCGAATATGAATTCTGTTGGCGCGATGTTTCCCTATTCTGGCACGTTGAAATTGATTTCGAAAACTTTCGGAAAACCGCTCATCGCAACCAGTGGAAATTTCCATGGTTCGCCAATTTGTTCTACTACAGAAGAAGCTGAGCAAATTTTAGGTAAAATTGCAGATTATTTTTTGCATAATACATTAGAAATTCAGCATCCTCAAGACGATTCTGTGATTAAATTTTCTCCAAAACATCAGCAGAAAATTGTTTTTCGTCGTTCCAGAGGTTTTGCTCCCAATTATTTCTTTGCCGAAGAACTTTCGGAACTCAATAAAGAAAAAAACAAGATTCTGTGTTTAGGCGGAGATCTTAAAAATACTTTCGCCGTTGTTCCAAACAATCACGTTTACATTTCAGAATTTATCGGTGATTTAGCCAATTTTGAAACCTACGAAAGATTTGAAAATACTGTAAAATCGTATCAAAAAATCTTCAATTTTGAACCCAATTTAATTCTTTCCGATTTACATCCTAAATACGAAAACCAAAAAATTATAAAAAATCTGTGGAAATCTGCGGAATCTGTGGGAAATAATAAAATCCAGCATCATAAAGCACATTTCGCCTCCATTTTAGGAGAAAAAAAACTCTGGAAAAAAGATAAAGTTTTGGGCATTATTTGGGACGGAATTGGTTTCGGAACTTCTACAGAAATTTGGGGCGGAGAATTTTTCCTTTTTGAAAATCAAAAAATGGAAAGAGTGGCTCAACTCGAAAATTTCGCTTGGATTTTAGGCAATAAAATGTCGAAATCTCCCAAAATTTCAGCACTTTCTATTTCGGAAAATAATGAAGATTTGAAATTTGCTTTTGATGAAAACGAATGGAAAATCTACACCAATCTTATAGAGAAGTCAGAAGTGAAAACTTCATCTATGGGAAGGTTTTTCGATGCGGTTGCTTTTGTTTTAGGTTATGAAAAAAACATTTTTTTTGAGGGAGAATCTGCTATGTGGTTGGAGAAAATTTCTCAGGAAAAGTTTCCCACAGATTTCACAGATTTTCACAGATTGAAAGATTATTTGAAAAATGATGAATTTGAAAATATCCCTACAAAAAAACTGTTTTCTAAAATTCTGGAAGAAAAAAAATCAGGAAAAAGCGCTGGCGAAATCGGACTGAATTTTCATTTTACTTTAATTAAAGCGATTGAAAAAATAGCACAGCGTTTTGCGGTGAAAGAAATCACTTTTTCTGGTGGAGTTTGGCAAAATGCTTTGTTAGTAGATTTGGCAATAGAATTTTTGGGAGATAAATTTGAACTTCATTTCCACGAAATACTTTCTCCAAATGATGAGAACATCAGTTTCGGGCAATTGAATTATTACTTAAACTTAAAATAA
- a CDS encoding HypC/HybG/HupF family hydrogenase formation chaperone, whose protein sequence is MCLAIPGKLENITSQLDEVFRIGSVDFEGIRKEVNLALVPEAKVGDYVLVHVGAAIGIIDEDEAKKTMDALKLMGEDLELEPEN, encoded by the coding sequence ATGTGTTTAGCCATTCCAGGAAAATTAGAAAACATTACTTCTCAGCTAGACGAAGTCTTTAGAATAGGAAGTGTAGATTTTGAAGGCATCAGAAAAGAGGTAAATCTCGCTTTGGTTCCAGAAGCGAAAGTTGGCGATTATGTTTTGGTTCACGTAGGTGCCGCTATCGGAATAATCGATGAAGATGAAGCCAAAAAAACGATGGATGCCCTGAAATTAATGGGAGAAGATTTAGAATTAGAGCCGGAAAACTAG
- a CDS encoding HyaD/HybD family hydrogenase maturation endopeptidase produces MKNNTETFQYTVDEFHSDGNDILVLGIGNYLMGDEGIGVQFVKNLDTSRFPKNISFLDGGTGGFSLVPYIESHEHVIIVDATMDGKEEGTITLLTPKFSDDFPVSLSGHNFGLKDMVDILTFMDKMPNIYLFTVTISKMEPMYLELSPKVAAAIPKVTEMALELVQKIRNN; encoded by the coding sequence TTGAAAAATAATACAGAAACTTTCCAATATACCGTAGACGAATTTCATTCTGACGGAAATGATATTCTCGTTTTGGGAATAGGGAATTATTTGATGGGAGACGAAGGAATTGGTGTTCAATTTGTTAAAAATTTAGACACTTCTAGATTTCCAAAAAATATCAGTTTTTTAGATGGAGGAACTGGCGGATTTTCACTTGTTCCCTACATAGAAAGTCATGAGCATGTCATCATTGTAGATGCTACGATGGACGGAAAAGAAGAAGGAACCATTACACTTCTTACCCCTAAATTTTCAGACGATTTCCCCGTTTCGTTGAGCGGTCATAATTTTGGATTAAAAGACATGGTAGATATTCTTACTTTTATGGATAAAATGCCTAATATTTATCTTTTTACGGTTACCATTTCTAAAATGGAGCCTATGTATCTTGAGCTTTCACCAAAAGTAGCGGCTGCTATTCCAAAAGTAACCGAAATGGCTCTAGAATTAGTTCAAAAAATTAGAAATAATTAG
- the cybH gene encoding Ni/Fe-hydrogenase, b-type cytochrome subunit: MENTTQIQEGVPIKTVTFRRAYIWQLPVRFFHWINGFAITFLIITGFLIANPPAIMTAKEASGQFWMGLIRQVHFISAYAMVAVMFMRVYWAFVGNRFANWRQFVPFDKKGREKMWHVIKYDIFLFNEKEYKFTNIPIGHNAVAAASYLVMFILAVVMVFTGFALYAPTSTWFFPKFFAWATSLITTDEFLIRRIHHIVMWAFILFIAVHFYLVLFHDWLEGRGESSAMVSGYKFCRTERFEDYKEEEKH, encoded by the coding sequence ATGGAAAACACAACTCAAATTCAAGAAGGCGTTCCTATTAAAACGGTCACCTTCAGACGAGCGTACATTTGGCAATTGCCCGTTCGTTTTTTCCATTGGATTAATGGTTTTGCAATTACTTTTCTCATTATTACAGGGTTTTTAATCGCAAATCCTCCTGCAATTATGACCGCAAAAGAAGCGTCAGGACAATTCTGGATGGGACTAATCAGACAAGTACATTTCATAAGTGCTTATGCAATGGTTGCTGTAATGTTTATGAGAGTTTATTGGGCTTTTGTAGGAAACAGATTTGCCAATTGGAGACAATTTGTACCTTTTGATAAAAAAGGAAGAGAAAAAATGTGGCACGTAATCAAGTATGATATCTTTTTATTCAACGAAAAAGAATATAAATTTACCAATATTCCTATTGGTCATAATGCAGTTGCTGCAGCATCTTATTTGGTAATGTTCATTCTAGCAGTAGTAATGGTGTTTACCGGATTTGCATTGTATGCGCCTACATCTACATGGTTTTTCCCTAAGTTTTTTGCTTGGGCTACCTCGTTGATTACTACAGATGAATTTTTAATCAGAAGAATTCACCATATTGTAATGTGGGCATTTATATTGTTCATTGCAGTACATTTTTACCTAGTCTTATTCCACGATTGGTTAGAAGGTCGTGGTGAATCTTCAGCGATGGTAAGTGGTTATAAATTCTGTCGTACAGAAAGATTTGAAGATTATAAAGAAGAGGAGAAACATTAA
- the nikR gene encoding nickel-responsive transcriptional regulator NikR, giving the protein MAQVRFGVSLDEEVLKELDQFVLDNHLPNRSQAIRHLVENRIVEKKWKENDVVSGAIVLLFDHHKGDVGVKMNDIQHEFYKEILSAQHFHLDHDNCLEIIAVKGNANRLTDLANKLIGLKGIIHGKLVTSKMI; this is encoded by the coding sequence ATGGCGCAAGTAAGATTTGGCGTAAGTTTAGACGAAGAAGTTTTGAAAGAATTAGACCAATTCGTTCTGGATAATCATTTGCCAAACCGTTCACAAGCGATTCGACATTTGGTAGAAAACCGAATTGTAGAAAAGAAATGGAAAGAAAATGATGTGGTTTCTGGTGCTATCGTGTTGCTTTTTGATCATCATAAAGGTGATGTAGGAGTAAAGATGAATGATATTCAGCATGAATTTTACAAAGAAATTCTTTCAGCACAACATTTTCATCTGGATCATGATAATTGCTTAGAAATTATTGCAGTAAAAGGAAACGCAAATCGTTTAACCGATTTAGCCAATAAATTAATTGGTTTAAAAGGGATTATTCATGGGAAATTGGTAACCAGTAAAATGATATAA
- a CDS encoding nickel-dependent hydrogenase large subunit: protein MANRIVVDPITRIEGHLRAEVEITDGTIRDAFLSSTMVRGLENIVKGRNPKDVWAFVQRTCGVCTTTHAIASIRAVENALGINVPPNAEMVRNIMLGSLYLHDHIVHFYHLHAFDWVDVVNGLSADPIKTSQLAQSISNWPKSSPGYFADLQKRLKKFVDSGQLGIFANGYWGHPAMKLPPEANLMATAHYLEALEWQKEIVKIHAIFGGKNPHPNFLVGGMACAINVDDASGINAERLALVQKLLIQGKEFVEQVYLPDLLTIASFYKDWGAIGGFHNFMAFGDFPMAGYGNKDMSTYKFPAGVILNKDLSKVHDVDLENLKTVEEHVNNSWYDYTGDPNAGKQPWSGETNINYTGPKPPYEFLDVENKYSFIKTPRWKGQAMEVGPLARMLLGYASGREDFKEVVDSALTKLDVPAEALFSTLGRTAARGLETQLVAQWNLEFYDKLIENIKGGDERMANMEKWEVSTWPAEAKGVGRVEAPRGGLSHWIVIKDGKTENYQQIVPSTWNASPRDPKGQRSPYESTLINTPVADTELPLEIIRTIHSFDPCIACAVHLYDEKGNIIKEINDVSVCTV, encoded by the coding sequence ATGGCAAATAGAATAGTAGTAGATCCTATTACAAGGATTGAAGGTCATTTAAGAGCAGAGGTAGAAATCACAGACGGAACCATCAGAGACGCATTCCTTTCATCAACAATGGTGCGTGGTTTAGAAAATATTGTAAAAGGCAGAAACCCAAAAGATGTTTGGGCTTTTGTACAAAGAACTTGTGGAGTATGTACTACTACCCACGCTATTGCTTCTATTAGAGCAGTAGAAAACGCATTAGGAATTAATGTACCACCTAATGCAGAAATGGTAAGAAATATAATGCTGGGTTCATTATATTTACATGACCATATTGTACACTTCTATCATCTTCATGCATTTGACTGGGTAGATGTAGTCAATGGTTTAAGTGCAGACCCTATAAAAACATCACAATTAGCACAATCCATCTCTAATTGGCCAAAATCTTCACCAGGATATTTTGCTGATTTACAAAAACGTTTGAAAAAATTTGTAGACAGCGGACAATTAGGAATCTTCGCAAACGGATATTGGGGACACCCAGCTATGAAACTTCCACCAGAAGCGAATTTAATGGCAACAGCTCACTACCTTGAAGCTTTAGAATGGCAAAAAGAAATCGTAAAAATTCACGCTATCTTCGGAGGTAAAAATCCACACCCTAATTTCTTAGTAGGAGGAATGGCTTGTGCAATTAATGTAGATGACGCAAGTGGTATTAACGCAGAGAGACTTGCTCTAGTTCAGAAATTATTAATTCAAGGAAAAGAATTTGTAGAACAAGTTTATCTTCCAGATTTATTAACGATTGCTAGTTTCTACAAAGATTGGGGCGCAATTGGTGGTTTCCATAATTTTATGGCTTTCGGAGATTTCCCAATGGCTGGTTACGGAAATAAAGACATGAGTACCTACAAATTCCCAGCAGGTGTAATTCTTAATAAAGATTTATCTAAAGTACATGATGTAGATTTAGAAAATCTGAAAACAGTAGAAGAGCATGTGAATAACTCTTGGTACGATTATACAGGTGATCCAAATGCTGGAAAACAACCATGGAGTGGAGAAACGAATATCAATTATACAGGTCCGAAACCTCCTTATGAATTCTTAGATGTAGAAAATAAATACAGCTTTATCAAAACTCCTCGTTGGAAAGGTCAAGCGATGGAAGTAGGCCCATTAGCGAGAATGTTATTAGGTTATGCTTCAGGAAGAGAAGATTTCAAAGAAGTAGTAGATTCTGCATTAACGAAATTAGATGTTCCTGCAGAAGCATTATTCTCTACTTTAGGTAGAACAGCAGCTAGAGGTTTAGAAACTCAATTAGTAGCTCAGTGGAATTTAGAATTCTATGATAAATTAATTGAAAACATCAAAGGAGGAGACGAAAGAATGGCAAATATGGAGAAATGGGAAGTTTCTACATGGCCAGCCGAAGCCAAAGGTGTAGGTAGAGTAGAGGCTCCAAGAGGAGGATTAAGCCACTGGATTGTAATAAAAGACGGTAAAACAGAAAATTACCAACAAATTGTACCTTCTACTTGGAATGCATCACCACGTGATCCAAAAGGACAACGCTCTCCTTACGAGAGTACATTGATTAATACTCCAGTTGCAGACACAGAACTTCCATTAGAAATCATTAGAACGATTCACTCTTTTGACCCTTGTATTGCTTGTGCAGTGCATTTGTATGACGAAAAAGGAAATATCATCAAAGAAATTAATGACGTTTCTGTTTGTACCGTTTAA
- a CDS encoding nicotinamide mononucleotide transporter — translation MIHLKKAVRSFVQSKYLDLFGAALVLVISIYNQYHLTYYFQGNVKFEVPFSEQIALIKQGAFPLGIFSTIGAVFSLLSTRFVGKQNNVGNIISVFTTINSGTIDYFLGNHSAAITYPLTFIITYFAVIKWKKGEKIRKIDFNYYLINSVGLVLGYLLVYIGTEIFGGRDDLLFFNIVSITFGLSLGANFSSALKYETTFLSWTIYNVVQLIKAFLQLNIANIAKYIFYMINAAITLGDWIWNRDVRKKAALS, via the coding sequence ATGATTCACCTAAAAAAAGCAGTTCGTTCCTTTGTGCAATCTAAATATTTAGACCTATTCGGAGCAGCATTAGTCCTCGTTATCAGCATTTATAATCAATATCATCTCACTTATTATTTTCAAGGAAATGTAAAGTTCGAAGTTCCTTTTTCAGAGCAAATCGCACTCATAAAACAAGGCGCTTTTCCTCTAGGAATTTTCTCCACAATTGGAGCCGTTTTTTCTTTACTTTCTACCAGATTTGTAGGCAAACAAAATAATGTGGGCAATATTATTAGCGTTTTTACTACTATAAATTCGGGAACTATTGATTACTTTTTAGGAAATCATTCCGCAGCAATTACCTATCCTTTAACATTTATCATCACTTATTTCGCAGTGATTAAATGGAAAAAAGGTGAAAAAATTAGAAAAATAGACTTCAACTATTACCTCATCAATAGCGTAGGCTTAGTTTTAGGATACTTATTGGTTTACATAGGAACAGAAATCTTCGGAGGAAGAGACGATTTATTGTTTTTCAACATTGTTTCTATCACTTTCGGACTTTCTTTAGGAGCCAATTTCAGTTCGGCGCTTAAATATGAAACCACGTTTTTAAGTTGGACCATTTATAACGTTGTACAGCTGATTAAAGCATTTTTACAACTGAATATTGCAAATATTGCCAAATATATTTTCTATATGATAAACGCTGCCATCACTTTGGGAGACTGGATTTGGAACAGAGATGTTAGAAAAAAAGCAGCATTATCTTAA
- the hypB gene encoding hydrogenase nickel incorporation protein HypB, with translation MCSTCGCSSNENGITLTKMGENHHTHHHHDGHTHSHEHHHGDHSHSHEHHHEHGHEHNHNHEHHHHDHNHGHHHHHDVNIVELEKDILHQNQLGAERNRGFFEALNIFAMNLVSSPGSGKTSLLERTIADLKGEIEFSVIEGDQQTTNDAARIHALNVPVLQINTGKGCHLDSEMIAKSLKELKPKQNSTLMIENVGNLVCPAMFDLGENQRVVIISTTEGEDKPLKYPDMFFSSNICIINKIDLLPYLKFDVEKLKENTKKVNPNTQFFEVSATSGEGMEAWYEFLRSKIVKS, from the coding sequence ATGTGCTCAACTTGCGGATGTAGCTCCAACGAAAACGGAATTACTTTAACAAAAATGGGAGAAAACCATCATACACACCATCATCACGACGGTCATACTCATTCCCACGAACACCATCATGGAGATCACTCTCACAGTCATGAACACCATCACGAACATGGACATGAACACAATCATAACCACGAACATCATCATCACGACCACAATCATGGTCATCACCACCATCATGATGTAAATATCGTAGAATTAGAAAAAGATATTCTTCATCAAAATCAATTGGGTGCAGAAAGAAACCGTGGATTTTTTGAAGCGTTGAATATTTTCGCAATGAATTTGGTTTCTTCACCTGGTTCTGGGAAAACTTCGCTTTTAGAAAGAACCATCGCTGACTTAAAAGGTGAAATAGAATTTTCTGTAATTGAAGGTGACCAACAAACTACCAATGACGCAGCCAGAATTCACGCGTTAAACGTTCCTGTTCTTCAAATCAACACTGGAAAAGGTTGTCACCTCGATTCAGAAATGATTGCCAAATCTTTAAAAGAACTAAAACCGAAGCAAAATTCTACACTCATGATAGAAAATGTAGGAAACTTAGTTTGTCCTGCCATGTTTGATTTAGGAGAAAACCAAAGAGTAGTCATTATTTCTACCACTGAAGGAGAAGATAAACCTCTGAAATATCCAGATATGTTTTTCAGTTCTAACATCTGTATCATCAATAAAATTGATTTATTGCCATACTTAAAATTTGATGTAGAAAAACTGAAAGAAAATACCAAAAAAGTAAATCCAAATACCCAATTTTTTGAAGTTTCAGCTACTTCAGGAGAAGGAATGGAAGCTTGGTATGAGTTTTTAAGAAGCAAAATTGTAAAATCGTAA
- the hypA gene encoding hydrogenase maturation nickel metallochaperone HypA, translated as MHELSIATSILKTATQEVEKINGKKVEEIYLEIGKISGIEIPSLEFAWEQCMKDSVLENAKVHITEPDGFARCAECNHEFEISKIYDSCERCGSPFKEIITGQEMKIKKLIIS; from the coding sequence ATGCACGAACTTTCTATTGCAACCTCTATTTTAAAAACTGCCACTCAAGAAGTTGAGAAAATTAACGGCAAAAAAGTAGAAGAAATTTACCTAGAAATTGGCAAAATTTCTGGTATTGAAATTCCTTCTTTAGAATTTGCGTGGGAACAATGCATGAAGGATAGTGTTTTAGAAAACGCCAAAGTTCACATTACAGAACCCGATGGTTTTGCGAGATGCGCAGAGTGCAATCATGAATTCGAGATTTCTAAAATTTATGATTCCTGTGAACGCTGCGGAAGTCCTTTTAAGGAAATTATTACAGGACAAGAAATGAAAATAAAAAAATTAATTATCAGCTAA